A single window of Clostridiaceae bacterium DNA harbors:
- a CDS encoding sensor histidine kinase, producing the protein MRRIVKWIGARLQRKTMAALTAMMILPLAILGTFIYLYSYWTIERDYINNSKKYLNQVSQNIEHNIKSLEMISILAFMDEDVINVLRMDRSGNSENTPYKQNIMGSFLTKLKELRNDVNGIYIFSGSNVYYKSKQDETIDSDYDYKNDFWYKETVNLKGATYVIGTHIPFQKKHSNYYVYSIARSIIDYQTGNHLGVILIDALLDGISNMAEVEKVFDGSWLVITDNQGKIIFSPDRKEITKSLELSRNDFLNDVSGYFFTKEKEEELLVNYVTSEYTGWKMLQFIPSETVYNASRTIGLALILLAGLLIFLSVLISFYVSIKISKPIIDINSILQRIGEGNFDWDLKIKGNDEVSQLMLGIKKMSIRLKALLKRVTTARLKQKEAELKFLQSQINPHFLHNTLNSIQMMAIINGQVDMAHMIDDLGKFYKSGIFQGNDMVKIREEVDHVRLYLKILQMRYGDKLKWTININEVIMELYTAKFILQPIVENAIYHGIEPNLYPGEIRIEGKLKDDCVEICIEDSGVGISEDKLEGILLSLSGEKQLDTQMNSIGIKNVNDRIKLYFGNRYGLSIFSQKGKGTRVLIKIPVLHRPVPLANKYFF; encoded by the coding sequence GTGAGAAGAATAGTTAAATGGATTGGAGCCAGACTTCAGAGAAAAACTATGGCTGCTTTGACTGCAATGATGATACTCCCATTGGCTATATTAGGTACATTTATATATTTATATTCTTACTGGACTATAGAAAGAGACTATATTAATAATTCTAAAAAATATCTAAATCAGGTTAGTCAAAATATTGAACACAATATCAAGAGCTTGGAAATGATTTCCATTTTGGCTTTTATGGATGAAGATGTTATAAATGTACTAAGAATGGATCGAAGTGGTAATTCCGAAAATACTCCTTATAAGCAAAATATAATGGGGAGCTTCCTAACGAAATTAAAGGAACTCAGAAATGACGTTAACGGTATATATATTTTTTCCGGTTCAAATGTATATTACAAGAGCAAACAGGATGAGACTATTGACTCAGATTATGATTATAAAAATGATTTCTGGTATAAAGAAACTGTAAATTTAAAAGGAGCAACATATGTAATAGGGACACATATCCCTTTTCAGAAGAAACATTCAAATTATTACGTATACTCAATTGCCAGAAGTATCATTGATTATCAAACTGGTAATCATCTTGGAGTAATTCTTATTGATGCTCTTTTAGACGGAATAAGTAATATGGCGGAGGTAGAAAAGGTATTTGATGGTAGTTGGCTTGTTATAACAGACAATCAGGGTAAAATTATTTTTTCACCTGATCGAAAGGAAATTACAAAATCATTGGAACTAAGCAGAAATGATTTTCTTAATGATGTATCAGGATACTTTTTTACAAAAGAAAAAGAAGAAGAATTATTGGTGAATTACGTTACCTCAGAGTATACAGGTTGGAAAATGCTTCAATTTATACCCAGTGAAACTGTTTATAATGCTTCAAGAACTATTGGACTAGCATTAATATTATTGGCAGGACTCCTGATATTTTTATCTGTCCTAATATCTTTTTATGTTTCAATTAAAATATCAAAACCTATAATTGACATCAACAGTATATTGCAAAGGATTGGAGAAGGCAATTTTGACTGGGATCTAAAAATAAAAGGGAATGATGAGGTAAGTCAACTTATGTTAGGCATCAAAAAGATGTCCATAAGACTTAAGGCATTATTAAAACGGGTTACTACAGCAAGATTGAAGCAAAAAGAAGCTGAACTAAAGTTTTTACAAAGCCAAATCAATCCACATTTTCTACATAATACTCTAAACTCAATTCAAATGATGGCAATTATTAACGGACAGGTTGATATGGCACACATGATAGATGATTTGGGGAAATTCTATAAATCAGGAATTTTTCAGGGAAATGACATGGTAAAAATAAGAGAGGAAGTAGATCATGTAAGGTTATATCTTAAAATATTACAAATGAGATATGGAGATAAACTAAAATGGACAATAAATATTAATGAAGTGATAATGGAACTCTATACTGCTAAATTCATTTTGCAACCAATTGTAGAAAATGCTATATACCATGGAATTGAGCCTAATTTATATCCGGGTGAAATAAGAATAGAAGGCAAATTAAAAGATGATTGTGTTGAAATATGTATAGAGGATAGTGGAGTTGGTATTTCTGAGGATAAACTGGAAGGAATATTACTTTCACTTAGTGGTGAGAAACAATTAGACACGCAAATGAATAGTATTGGAATAAAGAATGTAAATGACCGGATTAAGCTTTATTTTGGAAATCGATATGGCCTAAGTATATTTAGCCAAAAAGGCAAAGGTACAAGAGTATTGATAAAAATACCTGTTTTACATAGACCTGTACCACTTGCAAATAAGTATTTTTTTTAA
- a CDS encoding sugar ABC transporter permease, which translates to MFQEINANSRNINRQKIFNYIKIRKIKSIFWGYLFILPALVFFIMFMVYPLIEAVILSFHSFRLNAESMKFVGFENYIRILKDPVFIKSLLNTFIIVLLVVPVTEIISLLLSELLIERSPKSQTFFRIAFYLPVVLSVVTISLVWKNMYSQAYGILNYLLSLIGIEPVNWLGNPRLVKFSLSVVIITFTLGQPIVLNLAALGSIPVTYYEAAYIDGASNWDRFWKITLPLIKPTTLYIIVTTTIKAFQVFGIIKIMTGGGPNYASSTVLYLIYERAFTFNDLAIASTMGVILFIVVAIFSAVQFKLMSGSVEY; encoded by the coding sequence ATGTTTCAGGAAATAAATGCTAATAGTAGAAATATAAACAGACAAAAAATATTTAATTATATAAAAATCAGAAAGATAAAAAGCATATTTTGGGGATATTTATTTATATTACCTGCACTGGTATTTTTCATTATGTTTATGGTTTATCCGTTAATCGAGGCTGTTATATTAAGCTTTCATAGTTTCAGACTAAATGCTGAAAGCATGAAGTTTGTAGGATTTGAAAACTATATACGTATACTGAAGGATCCAGTTTTCATAAAATCCTTATTAAATACATTTATTATAGTATTACTTGTAGTTCCGGTAACGGAAATAATATCACTGCTTTTATCAGAATTACTGATAGAAAGGTCACCGAAATCTCAAACATTTTTTAGAATTGCTTTTTATCTTCCCGTAGTTTTAAGTGTTGTAACAATTTCATTGGTGTGGAAAAACATGTATAGTCAGGCTTATGGAATACTGAATTATCTATTATCTTTAATTGGAATTGAGCCTGTAAACTGGCTAGGCAATCCAAGGCTTGTGAAGTTTTCATTGTCAGTGGTGATAATAACATTTACTCTTGGGCAGCCAATTGTTTTAAATCTTGCTGCATTGGGGTCAATACCTGTAACATATTATGAAGCTGCATACATTGACGGAGCATCAAACTGGGACAGGTTCTGGAAGATTACACTTCCTTTAATAAAGCCTACTACACTGTACATTATTGTAACAACAACTATAAAAGCTTTTCAGGTGTTTGGAATAATAAAGATCATGACCGGCGGAGGTCCTAATTATGCTTCCAGTACAGTGCTATATCTGATATATGAAAGGGCATTTACTTTTAACGACCTGGCTATTGCATCCACAATGGGAGTAATTCTTTTTATAGTCGTAGCTATTTTTTCAGCTGTCCAATTTAAACTGATGTCGGGTTCAGTAGAATACTAA
- a CDS encoding sugar ABC transporter substrate-binding protein, giving the protein MKKSVSYLILLVMMIVLLFSGCVSNSTGNTVENDANEAASVEKTDEKPTETIEEKVKLKYWALSRWKGITGTEPDGQYGDWQRDVARRFMENNPNVVDIEVEHIPASDIQQKLTVAIASKTQPDVLEDNDDRGTGFARMGALVPVSDYFTKEEMDDFFEGSWDNGGIKMDGKYYMIPWSNSVQIMLINKTMFEKAGALHLLPNNEEKSWTYDQFKEALKAVTKDNVYGGCLFFGSTAGDAYAFNIIMGTGSRIVNEKGDKLIYNNSKTELGLEFLISLIDEKLVVPGAETLMYSDAKELFKQQKVATTFMGSSGFYEELYRDMDDGKIERFEIDYALFPHAPGETPVLKGNYIGYLVFKSGNAQREKAAVELAKFATNTENSKALKIVKLIPLRKSVGNLYPGDEMTEWSTKIFKYAINHGYACPAYAQIRAAHVPMLQGLATKTTNIKDGLAEFESKIQQEIEQALKQ; this is encoded by the coding sequence ATGAAAAAATCTGTTTCTTATCTAATTCTTCTGGTAATGATGATAGTTCTATTATTTTCAGGATGTGTCAGCAACAGTACCGGAAACACTGTAGAAAATGATGCAAATGAAGCTGCTTCTGTTGAAAAGACTGATGAAAAGCCAACAGAAACAATTGAAGAGAAAGTAAAGCTAAAGTATTGGGCTCTATCAAGATGGAAGGGTATTACAGGCACTGAACCTGACGGACAATATGGAGATTGGCAAAGAGATGTTGCAAGACGCTTCATGGAGAATAATCCAAATGTAGTAGATATTGAAGTAGAACATATTCCTGCAAGTGACATTCAGCAAAAACTAACTGTAGCAATTGCATCAAAAACTCAGCCGGACGTTCTTGAAGATAATGACGACAGAGGTACTGGTTTTGCCAGAATGGGTGCACTAGTCCCTGTAAGCGATTATTTTACCAAGGAAGAGATGGATGATTTCTTTGAAGGTTCCTGGGACAATGGTGGAATTAAAATGGACGGTAAATATTACATGATTCCTTGGTCAAATAGTGTACAAATAATGTTGATTAATAAAACCATGTTTGAAAAAGCCGGTGCTTTACATTTACTTCCAAACAACGAAGAGAAAAGTTGGACCTATGACCAGTTTAAAGAAGCACTGAAAGCTGTTACCAAAGATAATGTATATGGTGGATGTCTCTTTTTTGGTAGTACTGCAGGTGATGCTTATGCTTTTAATATAATAATGGGTACAGGCAGTAGAATTGTTAACGAAAAAGGTGATAAGCTTATATATAATAATTCAAAGACAGAACTTGGGTTGGAGTTTTTAATTTCATTAATTGATGAAAAACTAGTAGTTCCAGGAGCTGAAACCCTCATGTATTCTGATGCAAAAGAATTATTTAAACAGCAAAAAGTTGCAACTACATTCATGGGTTCTTCAGGATTTTATGAAGAATTATATAGAGATATGGATGATGGGAAGATAGAGAGATTTGAGATAGATTATGCGCTATTTCCACATGCACCTGGTGAAACTCCTGTTTTGAAGGGTAATTATATTGGATATTTGGTATTTAAATCCGGTAATGCTCAAAGAGAAAAAGCTGCAGTTGAGCTTGCAAAATTTGCTACAAATACAGAAAACTCCAAAGCACTTAAGATAGTGAAACTTATACCACTAAGAAAATCAGTTGGGAATTTATATCCAGGGGATGAAATGACAGAATGGTCTACAAAAATATTTAAATATGCTATCAATCATGGCTATGCCTGCCCTGCTTATGCACAAATCAGAGCAGCACATGTTCCTATGCTTCAAGGCCTTGCAACCAAAACAACAAATATAAAGGATGGCCTTGCAGAATTTGAGTCAAAGATTCAGCAAGAGATAGAACAGGCATTGAAACAATAG
- a CDS encoding polysaccharide pyruvyl transferase family protein, with amino-acid sequence MYTILTSFPDIGCGNTGDKLIEIAVKKILVREKGVSDFLTLFREDDLSDYIDQINKTKAVIMPAFPIRDVPMYPGVYALVDDLSRIKVPLIPVGANWNVYPGDLYDRQNVNYSKETVEFLKYVSNQIELISCREYHVCRVLKKHGIDNTIMTGDPAWYDLDYIGKKMKRPSRINKLVFTPPLSAFYEEQAKDIIRMLSKLFPKAEKYCTFHLADAFTRPLAEGEKSDNSVAMNMEVAEKNERIRQVAREEGFEIVLASHDIHKIDFYEECDLHVGYECHAHWAFLRKRIPSVLIAEDARGVGFIYTQGFMGFEAFVRCQKPQQYARPTNTSGYCDSIRGYSIAPADILLADRIREFLEDELESNFRRYAWFSEFIDEVYETRMKPFIASIP; translated from the coding sequence ATGTATACAATTCTAACTAGTTTTCCTGATATCGGATGTGGTAATACGGGAGATAAGCTTATTGAAATTGCAGTAAAAAAGATATTGGTAAGAGAAAAGGGAGTATCGGATTTTTTAACTTTATTTAGAGAGGATGATCTATCCGATTATATTGATCAAATAAATAAAACAAAAGCTGTCATAATGCCGGCTTTTCCAATCAGGGATGTTCCCATGTATCCCGGAGTATATGCACTGGTGGACGATCTGAGCAGGATAAAAGTTCCGCTGATACCAGTCGGAGCGAACTGGAACGTATATCCCGGAGACCTTTATGATAGACAGAATGTAAATTACTCTAAAGAAACAGTTGAATTCTTGAAATATGTATCAAACCAGATCGAACTGATTTCCTGCAGGGAATATCATGTATGCCGGGTGCTAAAGAAACATGGGATAGACAACACAATAATGACAGGAGATCCTGCCTGGTATGATCTGGATTATATAGGCAAAAAAATGAAAAGACCTTCCAGAATCAACAAGTTAGTTTTTACACCTCCGTTAAGTGCATTTTATGAAGAACAGGCGAAAGATATTATAAGGATGCTATCTAAGCTGTTTCCCAAAGCAGAAAAATATTGTACTTTCCATCTTGCTGATGCATTTACAAGACCCCTGGCAGAGGGTGAGAAATCAGACAATAGTGTGGCTATGAATATGGAAGTGGCAGAAAAAAATGAAAGGATCAGGCAGGTTGCAAGAGAGGAAGGATTTGAGATTGTTCTGGCAAGCCACGATATACATAAAATCGATTTTTATGAAGAATGTGACTTGCATGTAGGTTATGAATGCCATGCCCACTGGGCGTTTCTAAGAAAAAGAATTCCATCTGTATTAATAGCTGAAGATGCCAGGGGCGTTGGTTTTATATATACACAGGGATTTATGGGATTTGAAGCTTTTGTTAGATGCCAGAAGCCACAGCAGTATGCCCGTCCTACTAATACATCGGGTTATTGTGACAGCATAAGGGGATATAGTATTGCACCAGCTGATATTCTGCTTGCCGACAGAATAAGAGAATTTCTGGAGGACGAGCTTGAAAGTAACTTTAGAAGATATGCATGGTTTTCTGAATTTATTGATGAAGTATATGAAACAAGAATGAAGCCATTTATAGCATCGATTCCTTAA
- a CDS encoding carbohydrate ABC transporter permease, producing MTDIEVVTIPPILFPRRLYLNNYIELFKTAPTLRWFFNSVYISAATTLLVVIISTLAGYSFAKKKFPGGNIIFYTMVLGIMIPKQILVVPLFKIVHELDMFNKPSGLIIPALGFPFGVFLMKQFIVTLPSEIIEASTIDGCGELGTFIRIVMPISKPGLGALAIFTFIQSWNDYMWQLLVISSRDLKTLPLGIATFQEEFSMRYGLLLAGGVLASLPMIVIFLIFQKYFTKGIVMGAVKG from the coding sequence ATGACTGATATTGAAGTAGTAACTATTCCACCGATTTTATTTCCAAGAAGATTATATCTGAATAATTATATTGAACTTTTTAAGACAGCTCCAACATTGAGATGGTTTTTTAACAGTGTTTATATTTCTGCAGCGACAACTTTACTGGTTGTTATAATTAGTACTTTGGCGGGTTATTCGTTTGCAAAAAAGAAATTTCCTGGAGGCAATATAATTTTTTATACCATGGTGTTAGGAATAATGATACCAAAACAAATTCTTGTAGTTCCACTTTTCAAGATTGTCCATGAACTGGATATGTTTAATAAACCCAGCGGTCTTATAATTCCGGCATTAGGATTTCCCTTTGGAGTATTCCTGATGAAACAGTTTATTGTTACTTTGCCTTCTGAGATAATAGAAGCTTCAACCATAGATGGCTGCGGTGAATTGGGAACTTTTATTCGAATTGTGATGCCTATATCAAAACCGGGATTGGGAGCTCTTGCCATATTTACTTTTATTCAGAGCTGGAATGATTATATGTGGCAGCTTTTGGTGATAAGTTCAAGAGATCTTAAAACACTGCCTCTGGGTATAGCAACCTTTCAGGAGGAATTTTCCATGAGGTATGGGCTGCTACTTGCAGGAGGAGTATTGGCTTCCCTGCCTATGATTGTTATTTTCTTAATTTTCCAGAAATATTTCACAAAGGGAATAGTAATGGGAGCAGTAAAGGGTTGA
- a CDS encoding response regulator — protein sequence MNSSLSMLIVDDEPLMRKGFSMMLDWSKYNILKIFNAQNAYEAFEKAQTFQPDIIITDIRMPEIDGLQLIKRLKEKLPDSVFIIISGYNDFEYARQAITLGVLHYLVKPISYDELEEVMKKCINEIKEKRRLKRIIEDLERKGEIITTQEVNDEADSNYREVIKKITAYLINNLDSNINLYEIAERFHYNPNYLSRLFKQETGMSFSDYIKKIRIEEAKRLLSNSELTAFQVCKNVGYSDYRYFMRLFKESTGLSPHEFRTGRKIK from the coding sequence TTGGAGCAAATATAACATTCTTAAGATATTTAATGCACAAAATGCATATGAAGCTTTTGAAAAAGCGCAAACTTTCCAGCCAGATATCATAATAACCGATATTAGAATGCCTGAAATAGATGGTCTTCAGCTAATAAAAAGGTTAAAAGAAAAGCTGCCTGATTCTGTATTCATAATAATCAGTGGATATAATGACTTCGAGTATGCAAGGCAGGCAATTACTTTAGGCGTTTTACATTATCTGGTTAAGCCAATAAGTTATGATGAACTTGAAGAAGTTATGAAAAAATGTATCAATGAGATAAAAGAAAAAAGGAGATTAAAAAGAATAATAGAGGATTTGGAGAGAAAGGGAGAAATAATTACTACTCAAGAAGTAAATGATGAAGCTGATAGTAATTATAGAGAGGTAATCAAAAAAATAACTGCTTACCTAATAAACAATCTGGATTCAAATATTAATCTTTATGAAATAGCAGAAAGATTTCATTATAATCCAAACTATTTAAGCAGGCTTTTTAAACAAGAGACTGGAATGAGTTTTTCTGATTATATTAAAAAAATTAGGATTGAAGAAGCTAAAAGATTACTATCTAATAGCGAATTAACAGCATTTCAGGTATGTAAAAATGTTGGTTATTCAGATTATAGATATTTTATGAGATTGTTCAAAGAATCTACAGGTTTATCTCCTCATGAATTTCGAACCGGGAGGAAAATAAAGTAG